The following proteins come from a genomic window of Salvia hispanica cultivar TCC Black 2014 chromosome 4, UniMelb_Shisp_WGS_1.0, whole genome shotgun sequence:
- the LOC125221167 gene encoding secreted RxLR effector protein 161-like has product MKRIPYANAIGSVMFLMVSTRPDIVYAVSCLSRYMSNPGPVHWEALKWLLRYLKQTAKYGLCYSKCDDGVLLTGFVDSNYANDRDKRKSTTSYVFSVCRSCISWKSQLQHIVALSTTESEYIAITEAMKEAVWLKGVLSELKFVKSSPVLFSDSQSAIHLCKNPVFHDRTKHIDVRFHYIRDVVEKGEVFLQKDRLHVPGKDLSHLISCGKGGRWLEA; this is encoded by the exons ATGAAAAGAATTCCCTATGCAAATGCTATTGGATCTGTTATGTTCTTGATGGTTAGCACTAGGCCTGATATTGTCTATGCTGTATCTTGTCTTAGTAGATATATGTCTAATCCAGGTCCTGTTCATTGGGAAGCTCTGAAATGGCTTCTTAGATACTTGAAGCAAACTGCTAAGTATGGTTTGTGCTATTCTAAATGTGATGATGGTGTTTTACTAACTGGTTTTGTGGATTCCAACTATGCTAATGACAGAGATAAGAGGAAGTCAACCACCTCCTATGTATTTTCAGTGTGTAGGTCTTGCATAAGCTGGAAATCACAACTGCAGCACATTGTGGCTTTGTCCACCACTGAGTCAGAGTATATTGCCATCACTGAGGCAATGAAAGAGGCTGTATGGTTAAAGGGAGTACTTTCTGAACTCAAGTTTGTGAAATCCTCTCCTGTGTTGTTCTCTGATTCTCAATCTGCTATTCACTTATGTAAAAATCCTGTTTTTCATGATAGAACAAAGCATATAGATGTAAGGTTTCATTACATTAGGGATGTTGTAGAAAAGGGTGAAGTGTTTCTTCAAAAG GATAGGTTGCATGTCCCGGGGAAAGACCTCAGCCACCTTATCAGCTGTGGTAAGGGTGGTAGGTGGCTGGAGGCATGA